One segment of Strix uralensis isolate ZFMK-TIS-50842 chromosome 11, bStrUra1, whole genome shotgun sequence DNA contains the following:
- the CHRNB4 gene encoding neuronal acetylcholine receptor subunit beta-4, translated as MRNTYTLFLFVASSFYFNGSTAADAEEKLMNHLLSPDRYNKLIRPAVNSSQLVSIELQVSLAQLISVNEREQIMTTNVWLNQEWIDYRLAWKPSDYEGINKLRIPAKHIWLPDIVLYNNADGTYEVSLYTNAIVKNNGSIRWLPPAIYKSACKIEVKHFPFDQQNCTLKFRSWTYDHTEIDMVLKTSMASMDDFTPSGEWDIVALPGRRTVNPSDPNYVDVTYDFIIKRKPLFYTINLIIPCVLITSLAILVFYLPSDCGEKMTLCISVLLALTVFLLLISKIVPPTSLDVPLIGKYLMFTMVLVTFSIVTSVCVLNVHHRSPSTHTMPPWVKLVFLERLPAYLFMKRPENNSPQQKLCNCKKTKAENPCVEPADFYKNSTYFLNTASAKKYDMKITETLDNVSSHRDFRLRTGTKFSPEVQEAIDGVSFIAEHMKSDDNDQSVIEDWKYVAMVVDRLFLWIFVLVCVLGTVGLFLQPLFQNHTAAMNP; from the exons ATGAGGAATACGTACACCCTCTTTCTCTTTGTAGCGAGCTCCTTTTATTTTAACG GAAGCACTGCAGcagatgctgaagaaaagctAATGAACCACCTACTGAGTCCTGACAGGTACAACAAGTTAATTCGACCAGCTGTCAACTCATCCCAGTTGGTATCTATAGAACTGCAGGTTTCCCTGGCACAGCTCATCAGCGTG AACGAACGGGAGCAGATCATGACCACAAACGTCTGGCTGAACCAG GAGTGGATTGATTATCGTTTGGCTTGGAAGCCCTCTGACTATGAAGGAATAAATAAGCTGAGAATACCTGCAAAACACATCTGGCTGCCAGACATTGTGCTTTACAATAA TGCGGATGGCACATATGAAGTTTCGCTATACACAAATGCAATTGTAAAGAATAACGGAAGCATTCGCTGGTTGCCACCAGCCATTTACAAGAGTGCCTGCAAGATTGAAGTTAAGCATTTCCCATTTGATCAACAAAACTGCACATTAAAGTTCCGTTCTTGGACATATGATCATACAGAAATTGATATGGTGCTTAAAACTTCCATGGCAAGCATGGACGACTTTACGCCAAGTGGAGAGTGGGACATTGTAGCACTCCCAGGAAGAAGGACTGTAAATCCCTCGGACCCCAATTATGTCGATGTGACATATGACTTCATTATTAAAAGGAAACCTCTTTTTTATACCATCAATCTTATCATTCCCTGTGTGCTAATTACATCCTTAGCCATCCTGGTGTTCTACTTGCCTTCAGACTGTGGTGAAAAAATGACCTTATGCATATCCGTGTTGCTTGCCTTGACTGTGTTCTTGCTGCTGATCTCCAAAATTGTCCCTCCAACATCTTTAGATGTTCCACTGATTGGGAAGTATCTCATGTTTACAATGGTACTAGTGACCTTCTCCATAGTTACCAGTGTCTGTGTACTCAACGTTCACCATAGATCTCCAAGTACTCACACTATGCCCCCTTGGGTAAAGCTGGTTTTCCTTGAAAGACTCCCAGCCTATCTGTTCATGAAGCGTCCAGAAAATAATTCTCCACAGCAAAAGCTGTGCAACtgcaaaaagacaaaagcagaGAATCCTTGTGTGGAGCCAGCCGACTTCTACAAGAACTCTACCTATTTTTTGAATACAGCCTCTGCCAAAAAATATGATATGAAAATCACTGAGACTCTTGACAATGTCAGCAGTCATCGAGATTTTAGATTAAGAACAGGCACAAAATTTTCTCCTGAAGTCCAAGAAGCAATTGATGGAGTCAGTTTTATAGCAGAGCACATGAAAAGTGATGACAACGACCAGAGT GTCATTGAAGATTGGAAGTATGTTGCCATGGTAGTGGACAGGCTGTTTCTCTGGATATTCGTCCTTGTTTGTGTCCTGGGGACTGTTGGATTATTTCTGCAGCCACTTTTTCAAAACCACACTGCTGCGATGAACCCTTAG
- the CHRNA3 gene encoding neuronal acetylcholine receptor subunit alpha-3, whose protein sequence is MDSTHALLLTAAVCFLCQGCGGSEAEHRLYSALFESYNQFVRPVKNVSDPVIIQFEVSMSQLVKVDEVNQIMETNLWLKHIWNDYKLRWNPADYGGAEFIRVPSGQIWKPDIVLYNNAVGDFQVDDKTKALLKYTGDVTWIPPAIFKSSCKIDVTYFPFDYQNCTMKFGSWSYDKAKIDLVLIGSTMNLKDYWESGEWAIIKAPGYKHDIKYNCCEEIYPDITYSLYIRRLPLFYTINMIIPCLLISFLTVLVFYLPSDCGEKVTLCISVLLSLTVFLLVITETIPSTSLVIPLIGEYLLFTMIFVTLSIVITVFVLNVHYRTPKTHTMPVWVRTIFLNLLPRIMFMTRPANDEENNQKPKPFVTSEFSNLNCFNSSETKCCKEGFVCQDMACSCCQYQRMKLSDFSGNLTRSSSSESVDPLFSFSVLSPEMRDAIENVKYIAENMKMQNEAKEIQDDWKYVAMVIDRIFLWVFILVCILGTAGLFLQPLMAGDET, encoded by the exons ATGGACAGCACGCACGCTCTCCTTTTAACTGCCGctgtttgctttctctgtcaAG GCTGCGGCGGCTCCGAGGCCGAGCACCGGCTCTACTCGGCCCTCTTCGAGAGCTACAACCAGTTCGTCCGTCCCGTCAAGAACGTCTCGGACCCCGTCATCATCCAGTTCGAGGTGTCCATGTCCCAGCTGGTGAAGGTG GATGAAGTCAACCAGATAATGGAAACCAACTTGTGGCTGAAGCAC ATCTGGAATGATTACAAGCTTCGGTGGAATCCAGCGGACTACGGAGGTGCTGAATTCATCCGAGTACCATCTGGCCAGATCTGGAAGCCAGATATTGTTTTATATAACAA TGCAGTTGGGGATTTCCAGGTTGATGACAAGACAAAGGCCCTATTAAAATACACGGGTGATGTGACCTGGATACCTCCGGCTATATTTAAAAGCTCATGTAAAATAGATGTAACCTACTTCCCATTTGACTATCAGAACTGCACCATGAAGTTTGGTTCCTGGTCTTATGATAAAGCCAAAATTGACTTAGTTTTAATTGGCTCTACAATGAACCTGAAAGATTACTGGGAGAGCGGAGAATGGGCTATTATTAAAGCTCCTGGGTATAAACATGACATCAAATACAACTGCTGTGAAGAGATATATCCAGACATCACCTATTCTCTTTACATTAGGCGTTTACCTTTATTTTACACTATCAATATGATTATTCCATGTCTGCTGATTTCTTTTCTGACAGTGTTGGTTTTCTATTTGCCTTCAGACTGTGGTGAGAAGGTGACACTCTGCATATCAGTCCTTCTATCTTTAACAGTGTTCCTTCTTGTTATCACAGAAACCATACCTTCTACTTCTCTGGTAATTCCACTTATTGGGGAATACCTCCTTTTCACCATGATATTTGTAACTCTATCTATTGTCATTACAGTATTTGTACTTAACGTGCACTACAGAACACCCAAGACACACACAATGCCTGTGTGGGTGAGAACCATTTTCTTGAACTTACTTCCCAGGATCATGTTTATGACAAGGCCTGCCAATGATGAAGAGAATAATCAGAAGCCAAAACCATTTGTCACTTCTGAGTTCTCAAACTTAAATTGCTTCAACAGTTCTGAAACCAAATGCTGCAAAGAGGGCTTTGTATGTCAAGATATGGCATGCAGCTGCTGTCAGTATCAACGAATGAAGCTCTCGGATTTCAGTGGCAATCTCACAAGAAGTTCAAGCTCCGAGTCTGTAGatcctctgttttcattttcagttctgtCACCAGAGATGAGAGATGCTATTGAAAATGTTAAATACAttgcagaaaatatgaaaatgcaGAATGAAGCAAAAGAG attcaggaTGACTGGAAATATGTTGCCATGGTAATCGATCGtatttttctgtgggttttcaTCCTGGTATGTATTCTAGGAACAGCAGGGTTGTTTTTACAACCTTTGATGGCTGGAGATGAAACATAA